Part of the Paeniglutamicibacter sulfureus genome, AGCGGAGGGACGGCTAATTCCTGCATTTGGAGCTCCTTCGGTTCCGGGGCGGTGTTGGGCGTGCCCGCCAACCCCTCTTCCCCCATGTCACCCATCATAGTGGTTCGGGTCACACATTGTTTACTGACAGGTAACTTACGGGCATTTGCCGCGGTTCGCAACAAATTTCGGCGCGGCTACACGCGGGCACCGTCGTCGCCCTCCTGCCGGTGGCGCGGCAAGCGGGCGAAGAGGAACACCGCGGCGGCCACCGCCACCACGACCAGCCCGATCCACAGCGGCATGGGTGCCCGTCGCCAGAAGATGGCCAACAGCAGCAGTGTGATCGGGGCACCCGCGGCGCAGGACCAGGCCAGGGTCAACAGCGGGTTTCCCGACCCCAGGGCCGGTGGATCCTCCGGGACAAAGGAGCCTTCGTCCTCGTCGGGCAGGTCGTGGTCGCGCGGACCGGACAGCGCCGGGTGCATGCTGAAGAGCCCCGGGTCCACACCGCGCGGGGCGACGGAGCCCGGCACCGGGGGCGCGGGGGAGTCGCCGGAAGCGGGTTCCGTGGGATCGCCGGGCGTCGCCTCCAGCCGGCGGACCAGGTCTTCCCACACCGAATCGTCGGAATCGCCGGATTCGGCCGGCTCGTGCATGGGGTTGGTCATGGCTTGCTGTCTTCAACTTCCTGGAAGAACGCGATGGAACGGGCGAAGATCGACTCCGCCTCATAGTCAAGCGTGGCCACGTGGCGGCTGCGAGTCAACCGGTTCACCTCAAGGTGGACACCGGCATCGAGCCGGGCGCACAACACGTCCAGGCTGGATTCGGGCACCACGTTGTCGGTGTTTGAGCGGAACACGAGGACCGGGGCCTTGACCTGCGGCAACCGACTGATGGTCTCCCTGAAGAGCTTGCGCAGCTCATGCACCCCCGCGACCGGGGTGCGGGCGTAGGCGTGCTCGTCTCCACCTGGCTTGGCGATGTCGTTGGCGATCCCCGCGACGGTCGGGGACAGATGGCGCAGCACCCCGGTGAAGGGCGCCAACGGGGAGGCCAGGGTCAGCCCGGGGTTCACCAGCGCGAGTCCTGCCACCGCATGGGTCGATGCCAGGTGCAGGGCCAGGGCGCCGCCCATGGAAAGCCCGGCGACGTAAACGCGCCGGTGCGTGGCGGCCAGCGTCGCAAATTCCTGTCGCACGGCATCGATGATCGCGGTGTGCTTCACGGCGGCCAGGTCCTGCCAACGCGTGCCGTGACCGGGCAGCAGCGGCAGGCTGACGGTGTATCCGGCATCCGCGAAGGCCCCGGCCCAGGGCAGCAGTCCCGCCGGGCCGGCCGTGAATC contains:
- a CDS encoding alpha/beta hydrolase, whose translation is MPETPAAPGPNAPFHHTGTNGAAVLVLHGFTAGPAGLLPWAGAFADAGYTVSLPLLPGHGTRWQDLAAVKHTAIIDAVRQEFATLAATHRRVYVAGLSMGGALALHLASTHAVAGLALVNPGLTLASPLAPFTGVLRHLSPTVAGIANDIAKPGGDEHAYARTPVAGVHELRKLFRETISRLPQVKAPVLVFRSNTDNVVPESSLDVLCARLDAGVHLEVNRLTRSRHVATLDYEAESIFARSIAFFQEVEDSKP